One Candidatus Sulfurimonas baltica DNA segment encodes these proteins:
- a CDS encoding PatB family C-S lyase has translation MEKKLSYDFSESACRKDTNAEKYTLREKLFKTEDVQPVWVADMDINTPDFVIEAVKQRLNHPIFGYEDVPQSAFKAQIEWMKREHSIEFLLEDMLYSHSVVASMNVAIEAFSEIGDKIIVQTPVYPPFFHSVIEHDRELLKNPLKQNSDGKYVFDIEDLKSKIDKKTKLLLLCSPHNPVGRTWRREELEEILSVCLQHNIVVFSDEIHSDLVYKPNIHIPFASLNDKARDITITAIGAGKTFNMAGFAMSSVVITNKKLREQYLKIYKRVHFAQGSVLSHVAYESAYKNGKEWLEELKVHLQKNYNMLEAVCSRYPYMIKIVPIEATYLAWLDCRGMNLSDKALRNFFVKEAKLGLNAGLSFGREGSGFMRLNFALSCAKMSQVIDKLEYALEKKGKYS, from the coding sequence TTGGAAAAAAAATTGAGTTATGATTTTTCAGAGTCTGCATGTAGGAAAGATACAAATGCAGAAAAATACACACTAAGAGAGAAGCTTTTCAAAACAGAAGATGTACAGCCTGTTTGGGTCGCAGATATGGATATAAATACTCCGGATTTTGTTATAGAAGCTGTAAAACAGAGGCTTAACCATCCTATATTTGGATACGAAGATGTTCCGCAAAGTGCATTTAAAGCTCAGATAGAGTGGATGAAGAGAGAGCATAGTATAGAGTTTTTATTAGAAGATATGCTCTACTCCCATTCCGTAGTAGCATCCATGAATGTGGCTATTGAAGCGTTTAGCGAGATTGGCGACAAGATTATAGTACAAACTCCTGTCTATCCTCCGTTTTTTCACAGTGTAATTGAGCATGACAGAGAGCTGCTGAAAAATCCACTCAAGCAAAACAGTGATGGGAAATATGTTTTTGACATAGAAGATTTAAAGTCAAAAATAGACAAAAAAACTAAGCTGCTGCTTTTGTGCTCTCCACACAACCCTGTCGGCAGAACCTGGCGAAGAGAAGAACTTGAGGAGATATTAAGTGTGTGTCTTCAACATAATATTGTAGTGTTTAGTGATGAGATCCACTCCGACTTGGTATATAAACCGAATATACATATCCCTTTTGCCTCTTTAAATGATAAGGCAAGAGATATAACTATTACGGCAATCGGCGCAGGAAAAACATTTAATATGGCTGGTTTTGCTATGAGCAGTGTAGTAATTACAAATAAAAAGCTTCGTGAACAATATTTAAAAATTTATAAACGTGTCCATTTTGCTCAGGGCAGTGTACTCTCACATGTAGCATATGAATCAGCATATAAAAATGGCAAAGAGTGGTTGGAGGAGTTAAAAGTTCATCTGCAAAAAAATTATAATATGTTAGAAGCAGTATGTTCTCGATACCCGTACATGATAAAGATAGTACCTATAGAGGCGACATATCTGGCATGGCTTGACTGCCGGGGTATGAATCTAAGTGATAAAGCTTTACGAAATTTTTTTGTAAAAGAGGCAAAACTCGGCTTAAATGCAGGTCTTAGTTTCGGCAGAGAGGGGAGTGGCTTTATGAGATTGAATTTTGCACTCTCTTGTGCTAAAATGTCACAAGTTATTGACAAACTGGAATATGCATTAGAAAAAAAAGGGAAATATAGTTGA
- the purQ gene encoding phosphoribosylformylglycinamidine synthase subunit PurQ, protein MKVSILQFPGTNCEYDTQHAFEKLGAKTEIVWHKSESIPSDTSLLVVAGGFSYGDYLRSGAIAKFSPVMKAVVEYAKNGGKVLGICNGFQVLTEAGLLPGALKRNEHLHFISKYHHLKVVNNDNIFLEKLNNNDVVNVPIAHHDGNYYINEDGLREMYDNNQVLLKYTDKNGEISNPNGSVDSIAGICNKEKNIFGLMPHPERAMELLLGSDDGIKMLQGFLKA, encoded by the coding sequence ATGAAAGTCTCTATACTTCAATTTCCTGGAACTAACTGTGAGTATGACACGCAACATGCATTTGAAAAGCTTGGTGCGAAAACAGAGATAGTATGGCACAAATCTGAATCAATACCTAGTGACACTAGCCTTTTAGTAGTGGCCGGTGGCTTTAGCTATGGAGACTACCTTAGAAGTGGGGCTATTGCAAAGTTCAGCCCTGTTATGAAAGCTGTAGTAGAATATGCTAAAAATGGCGGGAAAGTGCTCGGGATATGTAATGGGTTTCAAGTTTTGACAGAAGCAGGACTGCTGCCTGGTGCTCTAAAAAGAAATGAGCATTTGCACTTCATCTCTAAATATCACCACCTAAAAGTTGTAAATAATGACAACATATTTTTAGAAAAGCTAAATAATAATGATGTTGTTAATGTCCCTATCGCCCACCATGATGGAAACTACTACATAAATGAAGACGGACTTAGAGAGATGTACGACAACAATCAGGTTCTTCTAAAGTATACGGACAAAAATGGAGAGATAAGCAACCCTAACGGCAGCGTTGACTCTATTGCCGGTATTTGTAATAAAGAAAAAAATATTTTTGGTCTTATGCCTCATCCAGAGCGTGCAATGGAGTTGCTTTTAGGTAGTGACGATGGTATTAAAATGCTACAAGGTTTCTTAAAAGCGTGA
- the dxs gene encoding 1-deoxy-D-xylulose-5-phosphate synthase, giving the protein MNIKEKSILELDNICKDIRSEILRVVSKNGGHLSSTLGATELIVAMHKVFDSKKDPFVFDVSHQSYAHKLLTDRWDEFDTLRQFNGLCGYTKPSESDDDYFVAGHSSTSISLGVGAAKAIALKGEQDSRVPVIMIGDGSMTAGMVYEALNELGDRKYPMVIILNDNEMSIAKPIGAISRMLSSAMASPFYQKFKKHTENFVDNFGEAAHYMAKKAEESLKLITPGIMFEEMGINYIGPVDGHNLTQLIEIFEKAKELKRPVIVHAQTIKGKGYDIAEGQEEKWHGVGPFDLDSGNASKKSAAKSATQIYTEALLHLAKHNDKIVGATAAMPSGTGLTELMELYPDRFWDVAIAEQHAVTSMSALAKEGFKPFCTIYSTFLQRGYDQIIHDTCLMDLPVVFALDRAGIVGEDGETHQGVFDISFLRAIPNMTLLAPRDEKSMHQSLAFAAEYNHPCSVRYPRGAFTQTDLPESSPFELAKSQLLRSCDTDILFIGYGNGVGRAYETAEILESEVSILDLRFVKPLDETMLRAMAKKHKKWFVFSDSSKMGGVGSAILEFLAKEKILHVEVESFEYEDSFITHGNTKLVEESLGLLPKQLAKRVQELL; this is encoded by the coding sequence ATGAATATAAAAGAAAAAAGTATATTAGAACTAGATAATATTTGTAAAGATATCAGGTCAGAGATATTAAGAGTTGTAAGTAAAAATGGGGGACATCTAAGTTCAACTTTGGGCGCTACAGAGTTAATTGTTGCAATGCATAAAGTATTTGATTCGAAAAAAGACCCTTTTGTTTTTGATGTTTCACATCAATCATACGCACATAAACTTTTAACAGATAGATGGGATGAGTTTGATACTCTGCGTCAGTTTAATGGATTATGCGGATATACGAAGCCAAGTGAGAGTGACGATGACTATTTTGTGGCTGGGCATAGTTCTACTTCTATATCTTTAGGGGTTGGAGCAGCTAAGGCAATAGCTCTAAAAGGTGAGCAAGATTCACGTGTACCGGTTATTATGATTGGTGATGGCTCTATGACAGCCGGTATGGTTTATGAGGCACTAAATGAGTTGGGTGATAGAAAGTACCCGATGGTTATTATACTTAATGATAACGAGATGAGCATCGCTAAGCCAATTGGGGCAATAAGCAGAATGTTGAGTTCTGCAATGGCAAGCCCCTTTTATCAAAAATTCAAAAAACATACTGAAAATTTTGTTGATAATTTTGGTGAGGCTGCTCATTATATGGCGAAGAAAGCCGAAGAGTCCCTTAAGCTAATTACACCAGGTATAATGTTTGAAGAGATGGGAATTAACTATATTGGTCCGGTAGACGGTCATAATTTAACTCAGCTGATAGAGATATTTGAAAAAGCAAAAGAGTTAAAAAGGCCCGTGATAGTTCATGCTCAAACTATTAAAGGCAAGGGGTATGATATTGCGGAGGGTCAAGAAGAGAAGTGGCACGGTGTCGGTCCATTTGATTTAGATAGTGGAAATGCATCTAAAAAAAGTGCTGCAAAAAGTGCAACTCAAATCTATACAGAGGCTCTTCTTCACCTTGCAAAACATAATGACAAAATAGTAGGTGCTACAGCTGCAATGCCAAGCGGAACAGGTTTGACAGAACTGATGGAGCTATACCCTGATAGATTTTGGGATGTAGCAATTGCAGAGCAGCACGCTGTAACATCAATGAGTGCTCTTGCAAAAGAGGGCTTTAAACCATTCTGTACAATCTACTCAACATTTTTACAACGAGGATATGATCAGATAATTCACGATACATGTCTTATGGACTTACCAGTTGTTTTTGCACTTGACCGTGCCGGAATAGTTGGTGAAGACGGGGAGACACATCAGGGTGTCTTTGATATTAGTTTTTTAAGAGCTATTCCAAATATGACACTTTTAGCTCCAAGAGACGAGAAGTCTATGCATCAGTCACTTGCATTTGCAGCTGAGTATAATCACCCTTGTTCTGTCCGCTATCCAAGAGGTGCATTTACTCAAACAGATTTACCTGAATCTTCTCCTTTTGAATTGGCAAAATCTCAGCTTCTTCGCTCGTGTGATACAGATATACTTTTTATCGGTTACGGAAATGGTGTTGGCCGTGCATATGAAACAGCAGAAATTTTAGAGAGTGAAGTAAGTATTTTAGATTTACGCTTTGTAAAACCTCTTGATGAAACTATGCTTAGAGCTATGGCTAAAAAACATAAAAAATGGTTTGTGTTTAGCGATAGCTCAAAAATGGGCGGAGTCGGTTCTGCAATCTTAGAGTTTTTAGCAAAAGAAAAAATTCTACATGTAGAAGTTGAAAGCTTCGAATATGAAGACAGTTTCATAACTCATGGAAATACAAAGTTGGTAGAGGAGTCTTTGGGGCTTTTACCGAAGCAACTTGCTAAGAGAGTTCAAGAGCTACTTTAG
- a CDS encoding ABC transporter ATP-binding protein: protein MKNILEVKNLSFGYKKDSLLFDNFSITLKKGEIKAIVGASGAGKSTLFELILSNLKPFSGSLYCAKSSEVFQDPYSSFHPSFTLLNQISDVAPLDELDNYLKSINLEYELLLKLPHELSGGQLQRASILRAMLMKPDLLLLDEPTSALDNVIQLEVMSMLMKNLNSMGMLLITHDLELAKWCADDIIMI, encoded by the coding sequence TTGAAAAATATTTTAGAGGTAAAAAATCTATCTTTCGGGTATAAAAAAGATTCTTTACTTTTTGATAATTTTTCTATAACTCTAAAAAAAGGTGAGATAAAAGCTATAGTAGGGGCAAGCGGAGCTGGTAAAAGCACACTTTTTGAATTGATATTAAGCAATTTAAAGCCATTTTCAGGTTCACTCTATTGTGCAAAATCCTCAGAAGTTTTTCAAGACCCTTATAGCTCATTTCATCCTAGTTTCACCCTTTTAAATCAAATATCAGATGTAGCACCATTAGATGAACTAGATAATTATTTAAAAAGTATAAATCTTGAGTATGAGCTACTCTTAAAACTGCCACATGAACTATCCGGTGGACAACTTCAGCGTGCTTCAATCTTGAGAGCGATGCTTATGAAGCCAGATTTACTTTTGCTTGATGAGCCAACATCTGCCCTTGATAATGTTATTCAGCTAGAGGTTATGAGTATGTTGATGAAAAATCTAAACTCTATGGGAATGCTGTTGATTACACATGATTTAGAGCTTGCTAAGTGGTGTGCCGATGATATTATTATGATATAA
- a CDS encoding dUTP diphosphatase: MDKILLMLQLQAGLNEATNGENWTDGITKNGKIINWRRCIYMECAEMIDSFVWKHWKNIDAQADWDNLQIEVIDVWHFIMSLAIENYSQNLKGGVEDLAINISQLNSFNKIDIQSELFAPQNDVIAKVEDIMLCTLSKDALNIEELIEDFFDLVLMSGLDLQSLYKLYVGKNILNQLRQDNGYKDGSYNKMWGAEEDNVVMKRVWEENSELKPDSLYIELTKIYHSFNK; encoded by the coding sequence GTGGATAAAATTTTATTAATGTTACAACTTCAAGCTGGGCTTAATGAGGCTACAAATGGTGAAAACTGGACTGATGGAATAACTAAAAACGGCAAAATTATCAACTGGAGAAGATGCATATATATGGAGTGCGCTGAGATGATTGACAGTTTTGTCTGGAAGCACTGGAAAAATATAGATGCCCAGGCTGATTGGGATAACCTTCAGATTGAGGTTATAGATGTTTGGCATTTTATAATGAGTTTAGCAATAGAGAACTACTCACAAAACTTAAAAGGTGGCGTTGAAGACTTAGCAATAAATATATCTCAGCTAAATAGTTTTAATAAAATTGATATACAAAGCGAGCTGTTTGCTCCCCAAAATGATGTTATAGCTAAGGTTGAAGATATTATGCTTTGCACGCTATCCAAAGATGCACTAAACATAGAAGAACTGATAGAAGATTTTTTTGATTTAGTTTTAATGAGTGGCTTGGATTTGCAGAGTCTCTATAAACTATACGTTGGAAAAAATATTTTAAACCAGCTTCGCCAAGATAATGGGTATAAAGACGGCTCATATAACAAAATGTGGGGCGCAGAAGAGGACAATGTAGTTATGAAAAGAGTTTGGGAAGAAAACAGTGAGTTAAAACCTGATTCTCTCTATATAGAACTTACTAAAATATACCACTCTTTTAATAAGTAA
- the ovoA gene encoding 5-histidylcysteine sulfoxide synthase, protein MSKFSLYPVTLDGGDIQKKREEIREYFYNTNMIFEKVFELLKSDEVFYKKSEITRHPMIFYFGHTATFYINKLINMKIIDERINPDFESIFAIGVDEMDWDDTESKNYTWPKVQDVREYRTKVRDLVDKLIMNIPLSLPITQDSDMWIILMGIEHERIHIETSLVLHRQMPLEYIKEVDGLTPCFEAGDAPKNEMVEIPEAQVNLGKDSSHNLYGWDNEYGEESIHVDKFQASKYLVSNSEFMEFVKDGGYDNEEYWDEEGKKFLDITSAKHPPFWVMQNGVYRYRALSKIIDMPSNWPVDVNALEAEAFCRYKTQKEGIAYTLPSEAEYGAITLHVGLKDIPEFDENSANLNLNNFSSCPVDKHNFGDIYDVVGNVWQWSSTPIHGFEGFKVHEAYDDFSVPTFDNKHALILGSSWASSGNLIMKHSRYAFRRHFYQHAGFRYVVSALHKEAKIDIYESDELVSQYCEFQYGEEKFGVENFAIACAKLASKFAINRGKALDLGCATGRATFELAKTFDEVEGLDFSVRFVQVGSKLKNDGYVAFHTYEEGEIFTNKKVTIEELGYEKIREKVSFWQGDACNLKPNFNSYDLVIATNLIDRLYNPKLFLETVVDRLNRDGILILTSPYTWQESSTKKEFWLGGYRDKNGKEVRTLEALKEILGAKFELIHTQDIEFVIKETSRKYQHTISQATVWKKN, encoded by the coding sequence TTGAGCAAGTTTAGTTTATATCCCGTCACGCTAGATGGTGGTGACATACAAAAAAAACGAGAAGAGATAAGGGAATATTTTTACAATACAAATATGATATTTGAAAAAGTGTTCGAGTTGTTAAAAAGTGATGAAGTCTTTTATAAAAAATCTGAAATAACTCGCCATCCTATGATATTTTATTTCGGACATACGGCAACTTTTTACATAAATAAACTTATAAATATGAAGATAATAGACGAAAGAATAAATCCAGATTTTGAGTCTATTTTTGCCATCGGTGTAGATGAGATGGATTGGGATGATACTGAGTCTAAAAACTATACTTGGCCAAAAGTGCAAGATGTTAGAGAGTACAGAACAAAAGTAAGGGATTTGGTTGATAAATTAATTATGAATATACCTTTATCTCTTCCTATAACGCAGGACTCTGATATGTGGATTATCCTTATGGGAATTGAACATGAGAGAATTCATATAGAGACTTCTTTGGTTCTTCATAGACAGATGCCATTAGAATATATAAAAGAAGTGGATGGACTCACTCCTTGCTTCGAAGCAGGCGATGCTCCTAAAAATGAGATGGTAGAGATACCTGAAGCTCAAGTCAATTTAGGAAAAGATAGTTCTCATAATCTTTATGGCTGGGATAACGAGTACGGAGAAGAGTCCATACATGTAGATAAGTTTCAAGCTTCAAAATATCTTGTCTCAAACAGTGAGTTTATGGAGTTCGTCAAAGATGGAGGATACGATAACGAGGAGTATTGGGATGAAGAGGGGAAAAAGTTTTTAGATATTACATCTGCGAAACATCCCCCATTTTGGGTTATGCAAAACGGCGTCTACAGATATAGAGCTTTAAGTAAAATTATTGACATGCCAAGCAACTGGCCTGTTGATGTAAATGCTTTGGAAGCCGAAGCCTTTTGCAGATATAAAACGCAAAAAGAGGGTATTGCTTATACTTTGCCAAGTGAAGCGGAGTACGGTGCAATAACTCTACATGTAGGACTTAAAGATATTCCAGAGTTTGATGAAAATAGTGCGAACTTGAACCTAAATAATTTTAGTTCATGCCCAGTAGATAAGCATAACTTCGGCGATATTTATGATGTTGTTGGTAATGTATGGCAGTGGAGCTCAACACCTATACATGGCTTTGAAGGTTTCAAAGTGCATGAGGCATATGATGACTTTTCGGTCCCAACTTTTGACAACAAACACGCACTTATTTTAGGTTCTTCATGGGCTAGCAGCGGAAACCTGATAATGAAGCACTCCCGTTACGCCTTTAGAAGACACTTCTATCAACATGCAGGTTTCAGGTATGTTGTTTCGGCTTTGCATAAAGAGGCGAAGATAGATATCTATGAGAGTGATGAGCTTGTTTCTCAGTATTGTGAATTTCAGTACGGCGAGGAGAAGTTTGGAGTTGAAAATTTTGCAATTGCATGTGCAAAACTGGCCTCTAAGTTTGCGATTAACAGAGGCAAAGCGCTTGATTTAGGATGTGCCACCGGTCGAGCAACATTTGAGCTGGCAAAAACATTTGATGAGGTTGAGGGGTTAGACTTTTCTGTTCGTTTTGTCCAAGTCGGTTCAAAGCTGAAAAATGATGGTTATGTGGCTTTTCATACCTATGAAGAGGGTGAAATTTTTACAAATAAAAAGGTTACAATTGAAGAGTTAGGCTATGAGAAGATAAGAGAAAAAGTCTCTTTTTGGCAGGGCGATGCTTGTAATCTGAAGCCTAACTTCAACTCATATGATTTAGTTATAGCAACCAACCTAATAGACAGACTCTACAACCCTAAACTCTTTTTGGAGACTGTTGTCGATAGGCTAAACAGAGATGGAATCTTGATTTTAACATCACCATACACTTGGCAGGAGAGCTCAACAAAAAAAGAGTTTTGGCTTGGAGGCTACAGAGATAAGAATGGCAAAGAGGTTAGGACTTTAGAGGCATTAAAAGAGATACTAGGCGCTAAGTTTGAGCTGATACATACTCAAGATATTGAGTTTGTTATAAAAGAGACAAGCAGAAAGTATCAGCATACTATCTCTCAGGCTACTGTTTGGAAAAAAAATTGA
- a CDS encoding sensor domain-containing diguanylate cyclase — MIGWELLAVVSVLFAIFIYRYIEIKKYNKKINNDMKIIDKYVLLSYSDTKGRITYVSEALCELNGYTKEELIGRPYNIFRHPDSEEELFRDLWKTIQSGKNWRGEVKNIRKDSSTYWVDLFISPNFDDSGIIEGYTALRYDITDKKRIEELSVTDQLTKLSNRLFLDKSYDAELKRALRYNSKFSVIILDVDNFKNVNDTFGHDVGDKVLVEMANILASSVRNTDSLGRWGGEEFMIICYEAELKQCVELANKIRIKIQESEFNSVGKMTCSFGVSQFQADDKSKEVIKRADIALYKAKNRGKNCVVFE; from the coding sequence ATGATAGGATGGGAACTCTTAGCTGTAGTATCGGTATTGTTTGCAATTTTTATTTACAGATATATAGAGATAAAAAAGTACAATAAAAAAATAAATAACGATATGAAGATAATAGATAAATATGTTCTTCTCTCGTATTCTGATACTAAAGGGAGAATCACCTATGTTAGTGAAGCTCTGTGTGAATTAAACGGCTATACAAAAGAGGAACTTATTGGAAGACCTTATAATATATTTAGACATCCAGATAGCGAAGAAGAACTTTTTAGAGATTTATGGAAAACAATTCAAAGCGGTAAAAATTGGAGAGGAGAAGTAAAAAACATACGCAAAGACTCGAGTACATATTGGGTTGATTTGTTTATCTCACCAAATTTTGATGACAGCGGAATTATAGAGGGTTATACCGCCCTTAGATATGATATAACAGATAAAAAGCGTATTGAAGAACTCTCTGTAACCGATCAATTAACCAAACTCTCTAACAGACTGTTTTTGGACAAAAGTTATGACGCTGAGCTAAAGCGTGCTTTAAGATACAATAGTAAATTCTCTGTAATTATTTTAGATGTAGATAATTTTAAAAATGTTAATGATACTTTTGGTCATGACGTTGGAGACAAAGTTTTAGTAGAGATGGCAAATATATTAGCAAGTAGCGTAAGAAACACAGATAGTCTAGGTAGATGGGGAGGGGAAGAGTTTATGATTATTTGTTATGAAGCCGAACTTAAGCAATGTGTTGAACTGGCAAATAAAATAAGAATAAAAATTCAAGAGTCTGAGTTTAACAGTGTAGGAAAGATGACATGTAGTTTTGGTGTCTCACAATTTCAAGCAGATGACAAATCAAAAGAGGTAATTAAGCGCGCAGATATAGCCCTTTACAAAGCAAAAAATAGAGGTAAAAACTGTGTGGTATTTGAGTAA
- a CDS encoding pyridoxamine 5'-phosphate oxidase family protein, with product MSSNLDKIDSFLQEHHVLSLATMSENELSACNLFYAFDKEKLSFVVASSDDTTHIKNILKNSSVAGSVVLETKIVGKIQGIQFTGEFVSLDEQALKNLYFKRFPYALAMNPKLWSIKIKEFKMTDNKLGFGKKIIWTCS from the coding sequence TTGAGTAGTAACCTAGATAAAATAGACTCTTTCTTACAAGAGCATCATGTACTGAGTTTAGCCACAATGAGTGAGAATGAGCTAAGCGCATGTAATCTTTTTTATGCATTTGACAAAGAGAAACTATCATTTGTTGTAGCTAGCAGCGATGATACAACTCATATTAAAAATATTCTAAAGAACTCCTCTGTTGCCGGGAGTGTAGTCTTGGAGACTAAAATTGTCGGTAAGATACAGGGAATTCAGTTTACAGGGGAGTTTGTAAGTTTGGATGAACAAGCTCTTAAAAACCTATACTTCAAGAGATTTCCTTATGCTCTAGCAATGAATCCAAAACTTTGGTCAATAAAGATAAAAGAGTTTAAAATGACAGATAATAAGCTAGGTTTTGGTAAAAAAATTATTTGGACGTGCTCTTAA
- the crcB gene encoding fluoride efflux transporter CrcB, translating to MSWQTILAIGSGGFIGAVLRAYLNGLISHKLPHDLPYGTLGVNLVGSFLMGVLIAYFMYTSFFSLHVKSFLSTGILGALTTYSTFAIESFFLLEGGHIMLALANISLNALGTIFMAGSGFYIVKYFVK from the coding sequence ATGAGCTGGCAAACAATCCTAGCCATAGGTAGCGGTGGATTTATAGGTGCGGTACTTCGTGCTTACCTGAACGGCCTTATTTCACATAAACTTCCTCATGATTTACCATATGGGACTCTTGGCGTAAATTTAGTCGGCAGTTTTTTAATGGGTGTTTTAATAGCATACTTTATGTACACATCATTTTTTTCTTTACATGTAAAGTCATTTTTATCAACAGGTATATTGGGTGCGTTAACGACTTATTCAACTTTTGCAATAGAGAGCTTTTTTCTTTTGGAGGGTGGTCATATAATGCTGGCTCTAGCAAATATTTCACTTAATGCATTAGGAACTATTTTTATGGCCGGAAGTGGCTTTTATATTGTAAAGTATTTTGTAAAATAA
- the pgeF gene encoding peptidoglycan editing factor PgeF: MKFYQSNLLNNFSNISQVFTLRESGNLAFHVNDNILHVRTNHDILAKELSYNLNSLIHMKQIHSDIVHVVNDNDSFTNPPTCDAIITDRLNTPLMVMVADCSPILFYDDKKKVIAVAHAGRAGAFKNIVKNVIDSFVNNFNSEINNIHVTIGASIGSCCYEVGTEIFYEAKELNLEYAIEKKDESFYLDISKILKKQLLACGIKKDNIEISTECTKCNSDKYFSYRDDSLTGRFAGVIELK; the protein is encoded by the coding sequence ATGAAATTTTATCAAAGTAACTTATTAAATAACTTTTCGAATATTAGTCAGGTTTTCACATTAAGAGAGAGTGGGAATTTAGCCTTTCATGTAAATGACAACATTCTACATGTAAGGACGAATCATGATATTTTAGCCAAAGAGCTAAGCTACAATCTAAACTCACTTATTCATATGAAACAAATCCATTCCGATATTGTACATGTAGTAAATGATAATGACAGCTTTACGAATCCCCCTACATGTGATGCAATAATAACAGACAGGTTAAACACTCCACTTATGGTTATGGTTGCTGATTGTAGCCCAATTCTCTTTTATGATGATAAAAAAAAAGTAATAGCAGTTGCTCATGCTGGACGTGCTGGAGCTTTTAAAAATATAGTTAAAAATGTAATTGACTCTTTTGTAAACAATTTTAACAGTGAAATAAATAATATACATGTAACTATCGGAGCCAGTATAGGTTCTTGCTGCTATGAAGTTGGAACTGAAATTTTCTATGAAGCCAAAGAGCTGAACTTAGAGTATGCAATTGAGAAAAAAGATGAGAGTTTTTATCTTGATATAAGTAAAATTTTAAAAAAACAACTTTTGGCATGTGGGATTAAAAAAGACAATATTGAGATCTCTACCGAGTGCACAAAATGCAACTCCGATAAATATTTTTCCTACAGAGACGACTCTCTTACTGGAAGATTTGCCGGTGTTATAGAGCTAAAGTAG
- a CDS encoding lysophospholipid acyltransferase family protein produces the protein MKIFAHISWLFATIVIFASLALMILTFYFLPKPYSRKLSAWIIRLSTLFHVDVEGEEDPKAQMFLLNHQSDLDIAIMETISRRDLAWVAKKELFDIPFFGLSLKLAKDIAVERESKTSLIKLVRDAKHVLDNNRVITMFPEGTRSTKEKMLPFKSGAKMVADKYKLCVQPVILMQTSKYYNVKNLYYKPGRIKVIFLDSFIADKSDKDWLNNLREKMQRTYDNELANNPSHR, from the coding sequence ATGAAGATATTTGCTCACATTAGTTGGCTATTTGCCACAATAGTCATTTTTGCATCCCTTGCTTTAATGATATTAACTTTTTATTTTCTACCAAAACCTTACAGCAGAAAACTCTCTGCGTGGATAATCAGACTCTCTACTTTATTTCATGTAGATGTTGAAGGGGAAGAGGACCCAAAAGCTCAAATGTTTTTGCTTAATCATCAAAGTGATTTGGATATAGCAATAATGGAGACAATCTCAAGAAGAGATCTCGCTTGGGTTGCAAAAAAAGAACTTTTTGATATACCGTTTTTTGGACTATCTCTTAAGCTGGCAAAAGATATAGCAGTTGAGAGAGAGAGTAAAACTTCGCTGATTAAGCTTGTAAGAGATGCCAAACATGTTTTAGACAACAATAGAGTGATTACTATGTTTCCAGAAGGGACTCGCTCAACTAAAGAAAAAATGCTCCCTTTTAAAAGTGGTGCGAAAATGGTTGCAGATAAGTATAAACTTTGCGTGCAGCCTGTTATTTTAATGCAGACCTCAAAATACTATAATGTTAAAAACTTGTACTACAAACCAGGAAGGATAAAAGTAATTTTTCTTGATTCGTTTATTGCTGATAAAAGCGATAAAGATTGGTTGAATAACTTAAGAGAAAAAATGCAAAGGACGTATGACAATGAGCTGGCAAACAATCCTAGCCATAGGTAG